The following coding sequences lie in one Arachis ipaensis cultivar K30076 chromosome B03, Araip1.1, whole genome shotgun sequence genomic window:
- the LOC107630455 gene encoding serine/threonine-protein kinase RIPK, which produces MTFMKGIWKSMLPGCYKGEYPSRKPKRVVSTKPICSQRISVSDLSFPSTTFSEDLSMSLAGTNLHVFTLAELKLITQHFSSSNFLGEGGFGPVHKGFIDDKLRHGLKPQPVAVKLLDLDGSQGHKEWLTEVVFLGQLRHPHLVKLIGYCCEEDHRLLVYEYLPRGSLENQLFRRFSASLPWSTRMKIAVGAAKGLTFLHEAEKQVIYRDFKASNILLDSDYNAKLSDFGLAKDGPEGDDTHVSTRVMGTQGYAAPEYVMTGHLTAMSDVYSFGVVLLELLTGRRSVDKSRVPREQNLVEWARPMLNDPRKLGRIMDPKLEGQYSEMGSRKAAALAYQCLSHRPRNRPTMSAVVRVLDPLQDFDDIPIGPFVYTVPNESNNNNSGVESSFSPSPSPNKEKKSGHHHHHRRPHPLAKSPKSPRPHSHLNSENERHHTNRRSSTSESDSPPSHN; this is translated from the exons atgacatTCATGAAAGGAATATGGAAATCAATGTTGCCGGGTTGTTACAAAGGAGAGTACCCATCAAGAAAGCCGAAGAGAGTGGTTTCGACGAAGCCAATATGTTCGCAGAGGATATCAGTGAGTGACTTGAGCTTCCCAAGCACAACATTCTCGGAGGATCTGTCGATGTCGCTGGCGGGAACAAACCTGCATGTCTTCACGCTGGCTGAGCTCAAGCTCATCACTCAGCATTTCTCGTCCAGTAACTTCCTCGGTGAAGGCGGGTTCGGACCGGTTCACAAGGGCTTCATTGATGACAAGCTTAGGCATGGCCTTAAGCCTCAGCCTGTTGCTGTTAAGCTCTTGGACTTGGATGGCTCCCAAGGCCATAAAGAGTGGTTG ACTGAAGTAGTTTTCCTGGGTCAACTAAGGCATCCACACCTTGTGAAGCTGATTGGATATTGCTGTGAAGAAGATCATAGGCTTTTGGTATATGAATACTTACCAAGAGGCAGCTTAGAAAATCAACTATTTAGAA GATTCTCAGCATCATTGCCCTGGTCAACAAGAATGAAAATTGCTGTTGGAGCTGCAAAGGGTTTAACCTTTCTCCATGAGGCAGAGAAGCAAGTCATCTATAGAGATTTCAAAGCTTCAAACATATTGTTAGACTCT GATTACAATGCAAAACTATCTGATTTTGGGTTAGCAAAGGATGGTCCTGAAGGAGATGACACCCACGTTTCAACTCGTGTTATGGGAACCCAAGGCTATGCTGCCCCGGAATATGTCATGACAG GTCACTTGACAGCAATGAGTGACGTGTACAGCTTTGGGGTAGTATTGTTAGAGCTTCTAACAGGAAGAAGATCAGTGGACAAGAGTAGGGTACCAAGGGAACAAAACCTTGTGGAATGGGCAAGGCCAATGCTTAATGACCCAAGAAAACTTGGAAGGATAATGGACCCTAAACTTGAAGGGCAGTACTCTGAAATGGGATCAAGAAAGGCTGCAGCATTGGCCTACCAATGCCTTAGCCATAGGCCCAGGAACAGGCCCACTATGAGTGCTGTTGTTAGGGTTCTTGATCCCCTTCAGGACTTTGATGATATTCCAATTGGGCCCTTTGTGTATACCGTTCCTAAtgaaagtaataataataatagtggtgttgaatcttctttttctccttctccttctcctaaCAAGGAGAAGAAAAGtggacatcatcatcatcataggcGACCACATCCACTTGCTAAATCACCTAAGTCACCAAGGCCACATTCACATTTAAATTCAGAGAATGAGAGACACCACACGAATAGAAGATCATCAACAAGTGAATCAGATTCTCCACCTTCGCATAATTAG